cctgagtagctgggattacagtcgtgcaccaccacacccagcaaatttttgtatttttaatagagacaggggttcacgatgttggccaggctggtctcaatctcccgatctcagctcactgcagactgtgcctcccaggttcaagtgattctctgcctcaacctcccgagtagctgggattacaggcacgcaccactacaccccgctaatttttctatttttatttatttatttatttattttattttttttattttttttgagacggagtctggctctgtcgcccaggctggagtgcagtggcgccatctcagctcactgcaagctccacctccctggttcacgccattttcctgcctcagcctcccgagtggctgggactacaagcacccaccaccacgcccggctaattttttgtatttctagtagagacggggtttcaccctgttagccaggctggtctcaaactcctgacatcaagtgatctgcccgcctcagcctcccaaagtgctgggattacaggcatgagccaccgcgccgggccactCCTTGGTGTTTCTTGACTTTCATCTGCCTTGctcagtttctgtttctgttttcacaCGGCCTCCTTCtctatgtgtctcttttctctccaccTGAGGGCCCtctctaatccagtatgacctcatttaatcctaattacatctgcaaaaaacCCCTAATTTCTAAATGAGGTCATATTCTGCAGTTCCAGGTGGCCATGAATTCTGGGAGGATGCTGTTAACCCACTACAGCCATCAAGAACAGAGGCAGGGGCCTGGGTGCGGTGGGGAGGCCTacgcaagaggatcgcttgagcccaggagtttgagaccagcctggtaacataGTAACACCCCatcctctacaaaaaaaaaaaaaaaaaaaaaaatttaattagccaggcatgatagcgtgtgcctgtagacccaactATGCAAaagactgagatgggagggtcactgaagccccggagtttgaggctgctgtgaactgtgtggcgccactgcactccagcctgggcaacagagcaacactctgtctctaaaaatattcatttagtctgggcagggtggctcacgcctgtaatcccggcactttgggaggccgaggccggcggatcacgaggtcagcagatcgagaccatcctggctaacatggtgaaaccccatctctactaaaaatacaaaaaaaatagccaggcttggtggcaggcacttgtagtcccagctattcaagaggctgaggcaggagaatggcgtgaacccaggaggcggagcttgcagtgagccaagatcacaccactgcactccagcctgggcaacagagccagactctgtctcaaaaacataaaaataaaaaaataaaaatattagtttaacTTTAAACGAAAAAGCAGGAGGTTTCCAAGAATGTGGGAGATAACTgaccgggagcggtggctcacgcctttaatcccagcactttgagaggccaaggcggacggatcaccggaggtcaagagttcaagaccagcctggccaacacggtgaaaccccatctctactaaaaatacaaaaaattagccaggcatgatggcgcgcgcctgttaatcccagctactcgcgaggctcaaacaggagaatcgcttgaacccaggagaccgaggttgcagtgagatgagatggcgccactgcactccagcctgggcgacagagggagacctccgtctcaaaaaaaaaaaatgcaggagaTGGGTACACGAATATTTGAGGAGCACCCCCAATTCTTGGATGCCTGCTGTACCCCCAGTGCACAGAACACAGTCTAGTCCCTAACAAATGTGCAGTGGAAgtttggtgaataaatgaatgggccCCGGAAGAATGAGGTGGAGAGGGAAATAGGAAGATCGGGCGGGGAGGGGTTGGGGACAGGCAACTCAGTGGCTCACCCGAGGCCACTGCCTGGCCCATCCGGCAACCACCTCCACCCACTGTGCGAGCTGCAGACTGGTAGCAGTTGGAGGGAATTTCCCCTCGCCAATCGCTCTAGTCCCTCCCCTCGACCGGCCGGACATCCCCAGAGAGGGGCAGGCTGGTCCCCTGACAAGTTGAGGCAAGTAGACGCCCAGGAGCCCCGGGAGGGGGCTGCagttgccttccttcctttccccgcAGCGCTCTGCGCCCCCCTCGCCCCGCCTGCGCTAGCGGAGGTGATCGCCGCGGCGATGCCGGAGGAGGGTTCCGGCTGCGCGGTGCGGCGCAGGCCCTATGCGTGCGTCCTGCGGGCTGCTGTGGTTCCATTGGTCGCGGGCTTGGCGATCTGCCTCGTGGTCTGCATCCAGCGCCTCTCACGGGCTCAGCAGCAGCTGCCGCTCGAGTCACTTGGGGTGAGTTGAGATAGAAAGTTGGGAAGAAAACATCCGAACTTATTCCGGCAGAGAATACGGAGAGGGGCAGAGGGACCGTGCACCAGGGCGGAGACTGAGAAGCGCGGGACAGAAAAGACAAAATCAGAATGAGATGGATACAAAGAGGCCAGGGAGGAAGATCGGGTAGGGCAGAAACAGACACCAGAACAGGGAGGCGAGGCGGGGACCAGGCTGCGCGGTGTAGGGGCTCCGAGAGAGTCACCCTGCCAGGAGGTACAGGGAGATCCCGGGACGGGAAAGGTAGGCGCACATGGAAATGGAAGATGACTCGGCTCTGGTGTTCCCCGGCAGGCTGACTCAGAGGCTGCTGGGGGCTTCacaaggctgggcgtgggggctccCTGGAGCCTCCTAGGACGGGATGACCCCAGCCACTCGCTCCGGGTGGGGGAGGGGTCCCCTTGGGGACCGCGCCGGGCACCTTTGCAGCGGAGAGAGTCCGCTGCGCGCGGTGCACTCGCGCCCAGTGACATACAGGAAAACGATTCGGGAAACCAAGAAGTTCTTTTGAAGGTCTCGACTTTACGCTCCCCGCTGGTTCAGACCTGCTTCCTCTTTAAGAAGTcttaagagtaaataaaataaaatgaagtcacCCGTGCGCGCCGTGGGATGAGAGTTGGAAAGGAGGATGGCCAGAGAAAAGAGAGCTCCTGGCACGGGGGACACATAGAACCTCTCTGCTTACGTCCGTGCCCTGTTTTCTGGTCTTTTCTTCCAGTGGGACATAGCTGAGCTGCAGCTGAACCATACAGGTAACACGGGGGACGGGGAGGGACGgggagaagagacacagagagagaaggaaggagagagagagggagagatagggagggaaacagagaaggggagacagagagaagagagacggagagggagggagaggccaAGAGAAAGGGAGTGAGAGACAGCGAGAAacaaggacagagagagagacagaggggacagacagagacagaagaaggcagggaaagaaagggagaaagaaaccgggagagacacaggaagagagagcaagggagaaagacagaaagagagagagggagagagaggaaaaaaaaaagatagaggagagagagggagggagagacagagaggaacaGTGAATGAAAACCGGAGAGGCGGccgggtgtaatcccagcactttgggaggctgagggcggtggatcacttgagcccaggagtttgagatcagtgaaacattgtctccactaaaaatacaaaaattagctgggcatggtagcaggtgcctgtgatcccagctactcgggaggctgaggcagcagaattgcttgaacctgggaggccgaggttgcagtgagcggagattatgccactgcgctccagcctagttGACAGAAGGAGATTCcgtcaaataaataagtaaacaaataaataaatgaaaggaaagagaaagaaaagaaagaaagagaaagaaagagggagggagggaagagacagagagagaaagaaaggaagaaagagaaagatgaaagaaagagggagggagggaagagacagagagagagaaagaaaggaagaaaaagatgaaagaaaaagcgaagaaagaaagaaagaaaaagaaagaagagagaaaagaggcgaatggcagagagagagaggaagagacagagagggggaagaagagaaagagggtgaGGGAGAAAGAGATCATGcccaagagaaagaggaaaagggagagaatgagaaagaaagagagagagagagagagagagagggtaggTGTGTGTTTCTGGGCATCCactacctttctctctctttcgcTCTCAGTCCTTCACATTCGATCTCTTCCCTTAGAAGAATCAAAGGGATTTTGTTAGTAATCAAAAATGCTCACAGGAATGGCTACCCTTCCTCCATTCATGCCACAAGCACTAATTATACATCTGCGGTGGGGAGGCCTTGTTCCGGTGCCGCGCACAAAACAGACAGAAATCCCTGCCTGGTGAGCTTCCCTTCTACCATTACTCCTACTGAGGAGGAGatgacaaaagataaaaatgaacatgTGAAAAACAGAGCAATGCCACATAGAGTAAAACAGGCCAAGAGCAGGTTTTAGAGAAAAATCAGGCAAGGATGTGTGGGTGGGGAATCCCGGCATGCCTGGGTTGGGGTTTTCATTTAAAGTGGAGTCGCGGCGCTGGGGGGCAGGGGGTCTCTGAGTGGGTGGCATTGGCAAGAAGCCTTAAGGGAGATGAAATGAAGCATTCTGCTTTAGGTGAGAGTATCTGTCTCCTCCCAGCCTCTCTCAAAcacttcttcctcttctgtttttccaCGGTTCATCCCCAGAGACTAACATCACTACAGGCTTGTTCCTTCTATTTTGTAATGGAAAGgacctttgtttctctctcttctccttgggtctctgacccctgatctctctctctctctctctctctctctctctctctctctctctctctcccccccccccccctatatTTTTCCTGTAATTTGGTCTTGAGGCCCCTTTCTGGAGAGTGACTGTAAACTCTAGCCCCGCATCGACGGGGCACCGGGCGTGGTGACCATGGTTGTTGATAGCGTCTTTCACATGTCAGTTCTTTCTTCTGGTGGATGATGTCATGCCTAAGTGTCTGACAGGGGACCAGGTGTCACTCTTACAGGAAATTTGCAAAGCCTGGTAAACAATACAGGAAATTTGCAAAGCCTGGTAAACAACCTTGTGGCTCCTGTTTGACCTGTGTTCCGTTCCTTCCTCACAAGACAGCCAGTGTCCAGGAGAGCCTCGAGTAAGAAGGAGAGTGAGGCTCAGGTGTGTCAGTCAGATAAGACACGGAGACAGGAGACGCTGCGAGAAACACATGAAATGTGGCCGAGCACCGTGGCTCACAGctgtgatcccagcgctttgggaggctgacgcgggaggatcgcttgagcccaggagttcgagaccagcttgcaaaacatagcaagaccaccaTCTCTagaacaaaattttgaaaatcagCTGGTCATGGTGACGCACGCCActtcccagtgactcaggaggctgaggtgggagatagcttgagccccagaggctgaggccgcagtgagctatgattgcaccactgcactccagcctgggtgacagggtcaGACACCATctctcaagaaaataaagatccTAGAGAGAAGAGGGCCAATGAGAAGGTGTCGGAGCTCTCTGAGACATACACACGCTCAACCAGCGGGTGgagagcaaggaaaagaaagggaccTGGGAGCCAAAGCTTTTATTGAGGTTCAGGGTGTTACCCAAGCAGGCTTCCCTTTGGGAATTCTCTCGAGCTGTTTCTCGTGCGCTCTCTCGCACGtcctctctctcgctctctcgcGGCTCTCTCGCGTCCTCTCGTGCGCACGCTCCCTCTCACACTCTCTCTCGCTCACTCTCTCGTGCACTCTCTCTCAAGCTCTGTAGCTCTCgtcctctctcacacacacactctcttgctctctctctcatgctctcTCGTGCTCTCTTACTCTCTCctgctctctcattctctctctcgcTGTCTCATGCATTCTCTCCCTCTATATCTCTCCCTCCCCATCCGTCTCTACCCTTGTCTGtttcggttttttttttctctctctctctacccctcTCCCCTtactcctctctccttctctttagATCTCTTACATTCtacccccctcctttttttttttttttttttgagacagggtttctgtcacccatactggagtgcagtggtgtgatcatagctcactgcagtctcatcctcccaggttcaagcgatcttccagcctcagcctcccaagagtaGCCAGGACCagaggcgtacaccaccacacttggctaactttttattgtttgtagaggtgggatctcgccatgttgtccaggctggtcttgaactcctgacctcaggtgatccacccgccttggcctcctaaactgctgggatttcaggcatgagccaccatgtccaacctATCCCTTGATCTCTAACTCTCAATCTCTATATCTGACTTTCTCTATGacctcctgtgcctcagtttccctaaaaCTTCATCCTCTCATCCCTCTAACCCTGTGCCCCAGGACCTCAGCAGGACCCCAGGCTATACTGGCAGGGGGGCCCAGCACTGGGCCGCTCCTTCCTGCGTGGACCAGAGCTGGACAAGGGGCAGCTACGTATCCGTCGTGACGGCATCTACATGGTCCACATCCAGGTGACACTGGCCATCTGCTCCTCCACGTCGACCTCCAGAcaccaccaccccaccacccTGGCCGTGGGAATCTGCTCTCCCGCCTCCCGTAGCATCAGCCTGCTACGTCTCAGCTTCCACCAAGGTTGTACCATTGCCTCCCAGCGCCTGACGCCTCTGGCCCGAGGGGACACACTCTGCACCAACCTTACTGGGACACTTTTGCCTTCCAGAAACACTGATGAGACCTtctttggagtgcagtgggtgcgCCCCTGACCACTGCTTCTGATgagggtttttttaattttattttattttatttaagtttgagagaaaatgtttacacACAGGGGCCACCTGAGGTGGGAGTCGGGGTGGGGTGGCGGGTAGGACAAGGGAGGGTATTgagttttttctgtcttttcattttcctattaaaaaatgcaaaaatcagccaggcatggtggcatgtatctgtaatcccagctactcggctgactgaggcaggagaatcgcttgaaccctggaggtagaggttgcagtgagccaagattgtgccactgcactccagcctgggcgacagagcaagactctgtctcagaaaaaaaaaaaaatgttcttggtTAGGGATGTTTGAAGAATAGAGGAAGCAgtctgggcaccgtggctcacacctgtaatcccagcactttgggaggccgaggaaggcagatcgtttgagcctagggattcaagaccagcctgggcaacacagtgagacaactatccctacaaaaaaatataaaaattaaccagatgtagTGGTATgctagtccaagctactcgggaggctgaaatgggaggttgggtagagcccaggaggtcaaaggctacagtgagccgtgaccatgccactgcactccagcctgagcaaaagagtaAGAttccctgtcaaaaaaaaaaaaaagttctgttttcTCCTTGGTGCCTCTATTTGACGAGAGGAAACACAGAGATCACTTTGGGTGGCTGTCCCTCAAAGCAGACAGTGCAAAACACCTAAcaagttgggaggccaaggtgggtggatcacttgagatcaggagttccagaccagcctggccaacatggtaaaactccatctctactaaaaatacaaaaattagccatgcatggttgagggcgcttgtaatcccagctactcaggaggctgaggcaggagaatcacttgaacgcgggaggcggaggttgcagtgagccgagatcgcgccattgcactccagcctggtgataggtatagcaaaccaccatggcacacgtttacctatgtaacggaactacacatcctgcacatgtaccccagaactttaataataataataataataaaagatcacttgaggtcaaggagttcaagaccagcctggccaacctggcgaaacctcacctctactgaaaatatagggtcttgctctgtcacccaggctacagtgtggtggcatgatcgtgtctcactgcagcctcaaactcctgggctcaagtgatcctcccacctcagcctcccaaatagctaggaccgccaacacaggccaccacacctggctttttttttttttttttttttgagatgaggtctcattacattgccccagttggtctcaaacttcagtCTCCCGAAATGcccatcttcctacctcagccttcccgagtgctgggattacaggcatgagccactgcactggaccTCGAATACATTTTGGAACCCAGAATTGTCCAGTATTTAAAGATGGTGTATAGGATTAgaccatcttttttttattattttattttgagatggagtctcgctctgttgtccaggctggagtgcagtggtgcaatctcatctcactgcaacctccacccacccaggttcaagtgattcttctgcctcagcctctcaagtctGGGACTACAGcaatctgccaccacgcctggctaatttttctgttattattagagacagggtttcatcatgttggccaggatggtctcgatctcttgacctcgtgatccacccgcctcggcctcccaaagtgctgggattacaggcgtgaactactgcgCCCGGTGTTTATACCGTCTTTTATGCATCACCTTAGCAAGGTTGGGGCAGCATTTTGTAATCAAACAccatacctatttttttttttttttttttttttttttttttttttacaatgagaaGTGTTAACATTCACACTAAGTGGGATACAAATCAAGactacaggccaggcgcggtggctcatgcctgtagtcccagcactttgggaggccgaggtgggcggatcacctgaggtcaggagttcgagaccagcctggtcaacatgggaaaactccgtctctactaaaaatacaaaacttagccggacatggtggccggcacctgtaaccccagctactcgggaggctgaggcaggaggatcacttaaacccaggaggtggaggttgcagtgagccaagatcgtgccattgcactccagcccgggtgactagagcgaaactccatctcaaaaaaaaaaaaaaaaa
The sequence above is drawn from the Macaca thibetana thibetana isolate TM-01 chromosome 19, ASM2454274v1, whole genome shotgun sequence genome and encodes:
- the CD70 gene encoding CD70 antigen isoform X1, yielding MPEEGSGCAVRRRPYACVLRAAVVPLVAGLAICLVVCIQRLSRAQQQLPLESLGWDIAELQLNHTGPQQDPRLYWQGGPALGRSFLRGPELDKGQLRIRRDGIYMVHIQVTLAICSSTSTSRHHHPTTLAVGICSPASRSISLLRLSFHQGCTIASQRLTPLARGDTLCTNLTGTLLPSRNTDETFFGVQWVRP
- the CD70 gene encoding CD70 antigen isoform X2 translates to MPEEGSGCAVRRRPYACVLRAAVVPLVAGLAICLVVCIQRLSRAQQQLPLESLGWDIAELQLNHTGPQQDPRLYWQGGPALGRSFLRGPELDKGQLRIRRDGIYMVHIQVTLAICSSTSTSRHHHPTTLAVGICSPASRSISLLRLSFHQGVFGFWNWGLKVKSNAPYGI